In Drosophila simulans strain w501 chromosome X, Prin_Dsim_3.1, whole genome shotgun sequence, one DNA window encodes the following:
- the LOC6725884 gene encoding cytosolic carboxypeptidase Nna1 isoform X13, whose protein sequence is MTEREREAMSASLSRLLRTLSSASMSRRHCPLALLQPIPLHQSEMALGSASSGGSAERCCSSCSDDSNNNERCKSAERGTAAEEVGEEEGVELESKQDADEGEQDELELKRDSSTVNVNVVRANFKCNDMECSLVLGDYVNGFLGSFLSKGLKTNQLVVNTDEKTLRPVARLKEPRDLFALPKDKDNDCSQQAPRWPVECQVIEERIIHIPYVPAVPEPLNAPTGNELKPRPVGEENGIVVFSYSPISAVNYEKPKAKKEDDESSDESDYSSDSRQDSTPPSRSTPMRLAGGGECAPGKLNSVSKMINNVDNRSTSASLDDNDDYYDDEYDTSGGYCGGSGEAKEKAIIKDLIEAKKKRYQEEAEVTPVGGGTARNSRAASRSEPSKDASDIDDIWKNNTSEYKPASPRYVLSQFGKNVTKAVIDRIVDHEDLVPPSGSQKFSRSAVGGARFMTNCHPMNPEEYDGLEFESRFESGNLAKAVQITPTYYELYLRPDLYTSRSKQWFYFRVRRTRRKMLYRFSIVNLVKSDSLYNDGMQPVMYSTLGAKEKSEGWRRCGDNICYYRNDDESASNSANEDDEDNSTYTLTFTIEFEHDDDTVFFAHSYPYTYSDLQDYLMEIQRHPVKSKFCKLRLLCRTLAGNNVYYLTVTAPSSNEENMRRKKSIVVSARVHPSETPASWMMKGLMDFITGDTTVAKRLRHKFIFKLVPMLNPDGVIVGNTRNSLTGKDLNRQYRTVIRETYPSIWYTKAMIRRLIEECGVAMYCDMHAHSRKHNIFIYGCENKRNPEKKLTEQVFPLMLHKNSADRFSFESCKFKIQRSKEGTGRIVVWMLGITNSYTIEASFGGSSLGSRKGTHFNTQDYEHMGRAFCETLLDYCDENPNKVKRHAKLFKQIKKIRKREKREQKALKLQKMADQILNLLKQQDRLRSKIIERLMREGSSADEPLNIPLSDYSSDEGNCSSSSDNEGKHSITTSDLEGPCCAPTRAPPSSPEVIHEIRKFRMRRMRKVMHELDRIYFTPLFQRKFKTLTTLKRRRQKMGVKAAPSGKRLRGGGGPATPTPALAVQAASPFVETNNIQKLHTPRQLARNLPSNSDQPAGGQSSDSSDSMDSSQSESLQEPDASSGSTAASKEVTKKVKASGAGTKKTAKKKKFMPTEKKKPVVNQKLHVDRNFRLWLANRRIYIYRRKKVSIVQSTQARRTKVKNKPTKKRGEVVRTTLDLPTTDPGSDLHFSTDDEEHSPTSGHNGYGAVPPLRHTLLQSDLQRRYIEEIGDTVVQKPKAAHMPPELIVTTPSKSGTPGGGKKLDVYKLTPRTAPELDTGIGMMQRQAGGTGTSARRTYSWHNLDQQEIPNGSGGGQGKANFYIGDSKPGIKTMTKPLPRRSVPSNFIPQRHGNAQTADDLQLKLSLKKKVWTGAHGDADGRPLAWYKGHSITTSQMANTTTTIRSAGGGAAGAGGAGAGAGGGGSGQNRNMFTSNGREQTAASGGIAMGVPPAFVGAPRRHRKLEQVDLFNACSQKLMLWQQQEEQRRSHPQQAQRLLKVEDPPPHSRDRERERDREQQPFKPMHMVRKSTGTTSQAKVIQALVAAESGGKVKRKSSSMMKIAETTQLVTRFARNRNSAGGSTAQQQPQQQQSQHMHHQHKRMLFKGQGGVGAMGARMHSAGVMGQMQGNGGGRAPNKFKTGGLVITAVQQPTNMTGGSSRRMRNAAGLQAKGSNGALGSSSGQMQYQRSNASVQANKSATEISLDTVSLVRKVKTKLKKRKSRTLSTGAPK, encoded by the exons ATGAcggagcgagagagagaggcaaTGTCCGCCTCTCTGAGCCGTCTGCTGAGAACCTTGAGCTCGGCTTCGATGAGCAGACGGCACTGCCCCCTCGCTCTCCTGCAGCCTATACCCTTGCATCAGAGCGAGATGGCGCTGgggagcgcgagcagcgggGGCAGTGCGGAGAGatgctgcagcagttgcagcgatgatagcaacaacaatgaacGCTGCAAGAGCGCTGAGAGAGGAACAGCAGCAGAGGAAGTGGGCGAGGAAGAGGGAGTAGAACTAGAATCCAAGCAGGATGCTGACGAGGGAGAGCAAGATGAGCTGGAGCTCAAGAGAGATAGCAGTACCGTTAACGTCAATGTGGTGAGAGCCAACTTCAAATGCAATGACATGGAATGCTCTCTAGTCCTGGGCGACTATGTGAATG GCTTCCTTGGCAGTTTCCTATCGAAGGGCCTGAAGACCAATCAGCTGGTTGTGAATACGGATGAGAAGACCCTGCGACCAGTTGCACGTCTGAAGGAACCGCGCGATCTCTTCGCCCTGCCGAAGGACAAGGACAATGACTGCTCACAGCAGGCCCCCAGATGGCCGGTGGAATGCCAG GTCATCGAGGAGCGCATCATACACATTCCGTACGTGCCCGCTGTGCCGGAGCCGCTCAATGCTCCGACGGGAAACGAGCTGAAACCGCGTCCCGTGGGCGAGGAGAACGGCATTGTGGTGTTCAGCTACAGTCCAATTAGTGCCGTGAACTAT GAAAAGCCCAAGGCGAAGAAGGAGGACGATGAGTCCAGCGACGAATCGGACTATTCCTCGGACTCCCGCCAGGATTCGACGCCTCCGAGCCGTTCCACGCCCATGCGTCTGGCCGGCGGCGGTGAATGTGCACCTGGCAAACTGAACAGCGTGTCCAAGATGATCAACAATGTGGACAATCGGTCCACCAGTGCGTCCCTAGACGACAACGATGACTACTACGATGATGAGTACGATACGTCCGGCGGTTATTGTGGAGGAAGCGGTGAGGCCAAGGAGAAGGCCATCATTAAGGATCTCATCGAGGCGAAGAAGAAGCGCTACCAGGAGGAGGCCGAGGTCACGCCCGTAGGTGGTGGCACAGCCCGAAATTCGAGAGCTGCCAGCCGTTCGGAACCCAGCAAGGATGCCAGCGATATCGACGATATCTGGAAGAACAACACCAGCGAATATAAGCCTGCCTCGCCGCGCTACGTGCTCAGCCAGTTTGGAAAGAATGTGACCAAGGCGGTGATCGACCGGATCGTGGATCACGAAGATCTCGTCCCGCCATCGGGATCCCAAAAG TTTAGCCGTTCGGCCGTCGGTGGTGCCCGCTTCATGACCAATTGCCATCCCATGAATCCGGAGGAGTACGACGGACTGGAGTTTGAATCGCGCTTCGAGAGCGGCAACCTGGCCAAGGCGGTCCAAATCACGCCCACCTACTACGAGCTCTACCTGCGACCCGATCTCTATACCAGCCGGTCCAAGCAATGGTTCTACTTCCGAGTGCGACGCACCAGGCGCAAGATGCTCTACCGCTTCTCCATTGTCAATCTGGTGAAGTCGGACAGTCTCTACAACGACGGTATGCAGCCGGTCATGTACTCCACGCTGGGCGCCAAGGAGAAGAGCGAAGGCTGGCGCAGATGCGGGGACAACATCTGCTACTATCGGAACGATGATGA AAGTGCCAGCAATAGCGCCaacgaggacgacgaggacaaCTCCACATACACGCTGACCTTCACCATTGAGTTCGAGCACGACGACGATACGGTGTTCTTTGCGCACAGCTATCCGTACACCTATAGCGACCTGCAGGACTACCTCATGGAGATCCAGCGCCATCCGGTCAAGTCAAAGTTCTGCAAGCTGCGCCTGCTCTGCCGCACCTTGGCTGGCAATAATGTCTACTACCTGACGGTGACGGCGCCCTCCTCCAACGAGGAGAACATGCGG CGCAAGAAATCGATTGTGGTGTCGGCACGTGTGCATCCCAGCGAGACGCCAGCCTCGTGGATGATGAAGGGTCTGATGGACTTCATCACCGGGGACACCACAGTGGCCAAGCGGCTGCGGCACAAgttcattttcaaattggtGCCCATGCTTAATCCGGACGGAGTCATTGTGGGCAATACCCGTAACTCGCTGACCGGCAAGGACCTGAACCGCCAGTACCGAACGGTAATACGCGAGACATATCCATCTATTTGGTATACCAAAGCCATGATTAGAAG ACTGATTGAGGAATGCGGCGTGGCCATGTACTGTGATATGCACGCTCACTCACGCAAGCACAACATATTCATATATGGCTGTGAGAACAAACGCAACCCGGAGAAGAAGTTAACCGAGCAGGTCTTTCCGCTGATGCTGCACAAGAACAGTGCGGATCGG TTCTCCTTCGAGAGCTGCAAGTTTAAGATACAGCGCAGCAAGGAGGGCACCGGACGTATCGTGGTCTGGATGCTGGGCATCACCAACAGCTATACGATCGAGGCCTCCTTTGGCGGCTCCTCGCTGGGATCGCGCAAGGGGACGCACTTTAACACGCAG GATTACGAGCACATGGGACGAGCATTTTGTGAGACACTTTTGGACTACTGCGATGAGAATCCGAACAAAGTAAAGCGGCACGCCAAGttgtttaaacaaatcaaaaagaTAAGAAAACGCGAGAAACGCGAACAGAAAGCATTGAAATTACAGAAAATGGCCGATCAG attttaaatttactcaAACAACAGGACAGGCTACGATCAAAAATTATCGAAAGACTGATGCGAGAAGGCTCTAGTGCCGACGAACCATTGAATATACCCCTGTCAGATTACTCAAG CGACGAGGGcaactgcagctccagctcggATAATGAGGGTAAACACTCGATAACAACGTCCGATCTGGAGGGACCATGTTGTGCTCCCACCCGAGCACCGCCCAGTTCACCTGAGGTCATACACGAAATTCGCAAG TTTCGCATGCGACGCATGCGCAAGGTGATGCACGAGCTGGACAGGATCTATTTTACGCCCCTGTTCCAGCGCAAATTCAAAACACTAACGACCTTGAAGAGGAGGCGTCAGAAAATGGGTGTCAAGGCGGCTCCAAGTGGAAAACGCCTTCGTGGAGGCGGTGGTCCTGCCACACCCACGCCCGCACTGGCCGTCCAAGCGGCATCTCCATTTGTAGAGACCAACAATATCCAGAAATTGCATACGCCTAGACAATTGGCCAGGAATTTGCCATCCAATAGTGATCAACCGGCTGGAGGCCAGAGTTCCGACAGTTCGGACAGCATGGATTCCTCGCAATCGGAATCGCTACAGGAACCGGATGCTTCAAGTGGTAGCACCGCAGCAAGTAAAGAGGTCACAAAGAAGGTGAAGGCTAGTGGTGCTGGCACCAAGAAGACggccaaaaagaagaagtTCATGCCCACGGAGAAGAAGAAACCGGTGGTCAATCAGAAACTGCACGTTGATCGCAATTTCCGGCTGTGGCTGGCCAATAGGCGCATCTACATCTATCGTCGTAAGAAGGTATCTATCGTACAG TCCACGCAGGCGCGTCGCACTAAGGTTAAGAATAAGCCTACAAAGAAACGTGGCGAGGTGGTGCGCACCACCCTGGACCTGCCCACAACGGATCCGGGCTCGGATCTGCACTTCTCCACCGACGACGAGGAGCACTCGCCGACGTCCGGACATAATGGTTACGGTGCAGTGCCTCCGCTCCGACACACGCTGCTCCAGAGCGATCTGCAGAGGCGGTACATCGAGGAAATTGGCGATACGGTGGTGCAGAAACCAAAAGCGGCGCACATGCCGCCGGAACTGATTGTGACCACACCTTCGAAGAGCGGCACTCCGGGCGGTGGGAAAAAACTGGATGTCTACAAGCTGACGCCTCGAACTGCCCCAGAATTGGACACGGGTATTGGCATGATGCAACGACAGGCCGGAGGAACTGGCACATCCGCCAGACGAACCTATTCGTGGCACAATCTCGATCAGCAGGAGATTCCCAATGGCAGCGGCGGTGGTCAGGGCAAGGCCAACTTTTACATAGGCGATTCCAAGCCAGGAATAAAGACGATGACAAAACCGCTCCCCAGAAG GAGTGTCCCGAGCAACTTCATTCCCCAGAGACATGGCAATGCGCAAACGGCCGATGACCTGCAGCTCAAGCTTTCGCTGAAGAAGAAAGTCTGGACTGGTGCGCACGGGGATGCTGATGGTCGTCCTCTGGCCTGGTACAAGGGTCACTCGATAACAACATCCCAAATGGCCAACACTACAACGACCATACGAAGTGCAGGCGGTGGtgctgcaggagcaggaggagctggagctggagcgggTGGAGGTGGCAGTGGTCAGAACCGAAACATGTTCACCTCCAATGGCAGGGAGCAGACAGCTGCTTCTGGTGGCATCGCCATGGGTGTACCACCCGCCTTTGTGGGAGCACCACGAAGACACAGAAAACTGGAGCAAGTTGATCTATTCAA TGCCTGTTCTCAGAAGCTGATGCTGTGGCAGCAACAAGAGGAGCAAAGGCGCTCCCATCCGCAACAGGCGCAGCGCCTACTAAAGGTGGAGGATCCTCCGCCACATTCAAGGGACCGGGAACGCGAACGTGACCGGGAGCAGCAGCCCTTCAAGCCCATGCACATGGTGAGAAAGTCAACGGGTACGACCAGCCAGGCCAAAGTCATCCAGGCTTTGGTGGCAGCCGAGTCCGGCGGTAAGGTGAAACGCAAGTCTAGTAGCATGATGAAGATAGCAGAGACCACGCAGCTGGTGACTCGATTTGCCCGGAATCGCAACAGCGCCGGAGGATCGacagcacagcagcagccgcagcagcagcagtcacaACATATGCACCACCAGCACAAGCGGATGTTGTTCAAGGGCCAAGGCGGAGTGGGAGCTATGGGCGCACGGATGCACTCTGCCGGCGTGATGGGTCAAATGCAGGGCAACGGCGGAGGACGTGCGCCCAACAAATTCAAGACCGGCGGACTGGTGATCACCGCCGTGCAGCAACCGACCAATATGACCGGTGGAAGCTCCAGGCGGATGAGAAACGCAGCCGGATTGCAGGCCAAGGGCAGCAATGGCGCCTTGGGTTCATCCTCCGGTCAAATGCAATACCAGCGCAGCAATGCCAGTGTCCAGGCCAACAAGTCCGCAACAGAAATCTCCCTGGACACCGTCAGTCTGGTGCGGAAGGTGAAGACCAAGCTGAAGAAGCGCAAATCCCGCACTTTGTCAACAGGAGCACCGAAATAA
- the LOC6725884 gene encoding cytosolic carboxypeptidase Nna1 isoform X20: MTEREREAMSASLSRLLRTLSSASMSRRHCPLALLQPIPLHQSEMALGSASSGGSAERCCSSCSDDSNNNERCKSAERGTAAEEVGEEEGVELESKQDADEGEQDELELKRDSSTVNVNVVRANFKCNDMECSLVLGDYVNGFLGSFLSKGLKTNQLVVNTDEKTLRPVARLKEPRDLFALPKDKDNDCSQQAPRWPVECQVIEERIIHIPYVPAVPEPLNAPTGNELKPRPVGEENGIVVFSYSPISAVNYEKPKAKKEDDESSDESDYSSDSRQDSTPPSRSTPMRLAGGGECAPGKLNSVSKMINNVDNRSTSASLDDNDDYYDDEYDTSGGYCGGSGEAKEKAIIKDLIEAKKKRYQEEAEVTPVGGGTARNSRAASRSEPSKDASDIDDIWKNNTSEYKPASPRYVLSQFGKNVTKAVIDRIVDHEDLVPPSGSQKFSRSAVGGARFMTNCHPMNPEEYDGLEFESRFESGNLAKAVQITPTYYELYLRPDLYTSRSKQWFYFRVRRTRRKMLYRFSIVNLVKSDSLYNDGMQPVMYSTLGAKEKSEGWRRCGDNICYYRNDDESASNSANEDDEDNSTYTLTFTIEFEHDDDTVFFAHSYPYTYSDLQDYLMEIQRHPVKSKFCKLRLLCRTLAGNNVYYLTVTAPSSNEENMRRKKSIVVSARVHPSETPASWMMKGLMDFITGDTTVAKRLRHKFIFKLVPMLNPDGVIVGNTRNSLTGKDLNRQYRTVIRETYPSIWYTKAMIRRLIEECGVAMYCDMHAHSRKHNIFIYGCENKRNPEKKLTEQVFPLMLHKNSADRFSFESCKFKIQRSKEGTGRIVVWMLGITNSYTIEASFGGSSLGSRKGTHFNTQDYEHMGRAFCETLLDYCDENPNKVKRHAKLFKQIKKIRKREKREQKALKLQKMADQGCIMNDKLKVKRSVEKSVS; this comes from the exons ATGAcggagcgagagagagaggcaaTGTCCGCCTCTCTGAGCCGTCTGCTGAGAACCTTGAGCTCGGCTTCGATGAGCAGACGGCACTGCCCCCTCGCTCTCCTGCAGCCTATACCCTTGCATCAGAGCGAGATGGCGCTGgggagcgcgagcagcgggGGCAGTGCGGAGAGatgctgcagcagttgcagcgatgatagcaacaacaatgaacGCTGCAAGAGCGCTGAGAGAGGAACAGCAGCAGAGGAAGTGGGCGAGGAAGAGGGAGTAGAACTAGAATCCAAGCAGGATGCTGACGAGGGAGAGCAAGATGAGCTGGAGCTCAAGAGAGATAGCAGTACCGTTAACGTCAATGTGGTGAGAGCCAACTTCAAATGCAATGACATGGAATGCTCTCTAGTCCTGGGCGACTATGTGAATG GCTTCCTTGGCAGTTTCCTATCGAAGGGCCTGAAGACCAATCAGCTGGTTGTGAATACGGATGAGAAGACCCTGCGACCAGTTGCACGTCTGAAGGAACCGCGCGATCTCTTCGCCCTGCCGAAGGACAAGGACAATGACTGCTCACAGCAGGCCCCCAGATGGCCGGTGGAATGCCAG GTCATCGAGGAGCGCATCATACACATTCCGTACGTGCCCGCTGTGCCGGAGCCGCTCAATGCTCCGACGGGAAACGAGCTGAAACCGCGTCCCGTGGGCGAGGAGAACGGCATTGTGGTGTTCAGCTACAGTCCAATTAGTGCCGTGAACTAT GAAAAGCCCAAGGCGAAGAAGGAGGACGATGAGTCCAGCGACGAATCGGACTATTCCTCGGACTCCCGCCAGGATTCGACGCCTCCGAGCCGTTCCACGCCCATGCGTCTGGCCGGCGGCGGTGAATGTGCACCTGGCAAACTGAACAGCGTGTCCAAGATGATCAACAATGTGGACAATCGGTCCACCAGTGCGTCCCTAGACGACAACGATGACTACTACGATGATGAGTACGATACGTCCGGCGGTTATTGTGGAGGAAGCGGTGAGGCCAAGGAGAAGGCCATCATTAAGGATCTCATCGAGGCGAAGAAGAAGCGCTACCAGGAGGAGGCCGAGGTCACGCCCGTAGGTGGTGGCACAGCCCGAAATTCGAGAGCTGCCAGCCGTTCGGAACCCAGCAAGGATGCCAGCGATATCGACGATATCTGGAAGAACAACACCAGCGAATATAAGCCTGCCTCGCCGCGCTACGTGCTCAGCCAGTTTGGAAAGAATGTGACCAAGGCGGTGATCGACCGGATCGTGGATCACGAAGATCTCGTCCCGCCATCGGGATCCCAAAAG TTTAGCCGTTCGGCCGTCGGTGGTGCCCGCTTCATGACCAATTGCCATCCCATGAATCCGGAGGAGTACGACGGACTGGAGTTTGAATCGCGCTTCGAGAGCGGCAACCTGGCCAAGGCGGTCCAAATCACGCCCACCTACTACGAGCTCTACCTGCGACCCGATCTCTATACCAGCCGGTCCAAGCAATGGTTCTACTTCCGAGTGCGACGCACCAGGCGCAAGATGCTCTACCGCTTCTCCATTGTCAATCTGGTGAAGTCGGACAGTCTCTACAACGACGGTATGCAGCCGGTCATGTACTCCACGCTGGGCGCCAAGGAGAAGAGCGAAGGCTGGCGCAGATGCGGGGACAACATCTGCTACTATCGGAACGATGATGA AAGTGCCAGCAATAGCGCCaacgaggacgacgaggacaaCTCCACATACACGCTGACCTTCACCATTGAGTTCGAGCACGACGACGATACGGTGTTCTTTGCGCACAGCTATCCGTACACCTATAGCGACCTGCAGGACTACCTCATGGAGATCCAGCGCCATCCGGTCAAGTCAAAGTTCTGCAAGCTGCGCCTGCTCTGCCGCACCTTGGCTGGCAATAATGTCTACTACCTGACGGTGACGGCGCCCTCCTCCAACGAGGAGAACATGCGG CGCAAGAAATCGATTGTGGTGTCGGCACGTGTGCATCCCAGCGAGACGCCAGCCTCGTGGATGATGAAGGGTCTGATGGACTTCATCACCGGGGACACCACAGTGGCCAAGCGGCTGCGGCACAAgttcattttcaaattggtGCCCATGCTTAATCCGGACGGAGTCATTGTGGGCAATACCCGTAACTCGCTGACCGGCAAGGACCTGAACCGCCAGTACCGAACGGTAATACGCGAGACATATCCATCTATTTGGTATACCAAAGCCATGATTAGAAG ACTGATTGAGGAATGCGGCGTGGCCATGTACTGTGATATGCACGCTCACTCACGCAAGCACAACATATTCATATATGGCTGTGAGAACAAACGCAACCCGGAGAAGAAGTTAACCGAGCAGGTCTTTCCGCTGATGCTGCACAAGAACAGTGCGGATCGG TTCTCCTTCGAGAGCTGCAAGTTTAAGATACAGCGCAGCAAGGAGGGCACCGGACGTATCGTGGTCTGGATGCTGGGCATCACCAACAGCTATACGATCGAGGCCTCCTTTGGCGGCTCCTCGCTGGGATCGCGCAAGGGGACGCACTTTAACACGCAG GATTACGAGCACATGGGACGAGCATTTTGTGAGACACTTTTGGACTACTGCGATGAGAATCCGAACAAAGTAAAGCGGCACGCCAAGttgtttaaacaaatcaaaaagaTAAGAAAACGCGAGAAACGCGAACAGAAAGCATTGAAATTACAGAAAATGGCCGATCAGGGATGTATAATGAACgacaaattaaaagtgaaacgtTCTGTGGAGAAAAGTGTCTCCTAG
- the LOC6725884 gene encoding cytosolic carboxypeptidase Nna1 isoform X21: protein MTEREREAMSASLSRLLRTLSSASMSRRHCPLALLQPIPLHQSEMALGSASSGGSAERCCSSCSDDSNNNERCKSAERGTAAEEVGEEEGVELESKQDADEGEQDELELKRDSSTVNVNVVRANFKCNDMECSLVLGDYVNGFLGSFLSKGLKTNQLVVNTDEKTLRPVARLKEPRDLFALPKDKDNDCSQQAPRWPVECQVIEERIIHIPYVPAVPEPLNAPTGNELKPRPVGEENGIVVFSYSPISAVNYFSRSAVGGARFMTNCHPMNPEEYDGLEFESRFESGNLAKAVQITPTYYELYLRPDLYTSRSKQWFYFRVRRTRRKMLYRFSIVNLVKSDSLYNDGMQPVMYSTLGAKEKSEGWRRCGDNICYYRNDDESASNSANEDDEDNSTYTLTFTIEFEHDDDTVFFAHSYPYTYSDLQDYLMEIQRHPVKSKFCKLRLLCRTLAGNNVYYLTVTAPSSNEENMRRKKSIVVSARVHPSETPASWMMKGLMDFITGDTTVAKRLRHKFIFKLVPMLNPDGVIVGNTRNSLTGKDLNRQYRTVIRETYPSIWYTKAMIRRLIEECGVAMYCDMHAHSRKHNIFIYGCENKRNPEKKLTEQVFPLMLHKNSADRFSFESCKFKIQRSKEGTGRIVVWMLGITNSYTIEASFGGSSLGSRKGTHFNTQDYEHMGRAFCETLLDYCDENPNKVKRHAKLFKQIKKIRKREKREQKALKLQKMADQGCIMNDKLKVKRSVEKSVS from the exons ATGAcggagcgagagagagaggcaaTGTCCGCCTCTCTGAGCCGTCTGCTGAGAACCTTGAGCTCGGCTTCGATGAGCAGACGGCACTGCCCCCTCGCTCTCCTGCAGCCTATACCCTTGCATCAGAGCGAGATGGCGCTGgggagcgcgagcagcgggGGCAGTGCGGAGAGatgctgcagcagttgcagcgatgatagcaacaacaatgaacGCTGCAAGAGCGCTGAGAGAGGAACAGCAGCAGAGGAAGTGGGCGAGGAAGAGGGAGTAGAACTAGAATCCAAGCAGGATGCTGACGAGGGAGAGCAAGATGAGCTGGAGCTCAAGAGAGATAGCAGTACCGTTAACGTCAATGTGGTGAGAGCCAACTTCAAATGCAATGACATGGAATGCTCTCTAGTCCTGGGCGACTATGTGAATG GCTTCCTTGGCAGTTTCCTATCGAAGGGCCTGAAGACCAATCAGCTGGTTGTGAATACGGATGAGAAGACCCTGCGACCAGTTGCACGTCTGAAGGAACCGCGCGATCTCTTCGCCCTGCCGAAGGACAAGGACAATGACTGCTCACAGCAGGCCCCCAGATGGCCGGTGGAATGCCAG GTCATCGAGGAGCGCATCATACACATTCCGTACGTGCCCGCTGTGCCGGAGCCGCTCAATGCTCCGACGGGAAACGAGCTGAAACCGCGTCCCGTGGGCGAGGAGAACGGCATTGTGGTGTTCAGCTACAGTCCAATTAGTGCCGTGAACTAT TTTAGCCGTTCGGCCGTCGGTGGTGCCCGCTTCATGACCAATTGCCATCCCATGAATCCGGAGGAGTACGACGGACTGGAGTTTGAATCGCGCTTCGAGAGCGGCAACCTGGCCAAGGCGGTCCAAATCACGCCCACCTACTACGAGCTCTACCTGCGACCCGATCTCTATACCAGCCGGTCCAAGCAATGGTTCTACTTCCGAGTGCGACGCACCAGGCGCAAGATGCTCTACCGCTTCTCCATTGTCAATCTGGTGAAGTCGGACAGTCTCTACAACGACGGTATGCAGCCGGTCATGTACTCCACGCTGGGCGCCAAGGAGAAGAGCGAAGGCTGGCGCAGATGCGGGGACAACATCTGCTACTATCGGAACGATGATGA AAGTGCCAGCAATAGCGCCaacgaggacgacgaggacaaCTCCACATACACGCTGACCTTCACCATTGAGTTCGAGCACGACGACGATACGGTGTTCTTTGCGCACAGCTATCCGTACACCTATAGCGACCTGCAGGACTACCTCATGGAGATCCAGCGCCATCCGGTCAAGTCAAAGTTCTGCAAGCTGCGCCTGCTCTGCCGCACCTTGGCTGGCAATAATGTCTACTACCTGACGGTGACGGCGCCCTCCTCCAACGAGGAGAACATGCGG CGCAAGAAATCGATTGTGGTGTCGGCACGTGTGCATCCCAGCGAGACGCCAGCCTCGTGGATGATGAAGGGTCTGATGGACTTCATCACCGGGGACACCACAGTGGCCAAGCGGCTGCGGCACAAgttcattttcaaattggtGCCCATGCTTAATCCGGACGGAGTCATTGTGGGCAATACCCGTAACTCGCTGACCGGCAAGGACCTGAACCGCCAGTACCGAACGGTAATACGCGAGACATATCCATCTATTTGGTATACCAAAGCCATGATTAGAAG ACTGATTGAGGAATGCGGCGTGGCCATGTACTGTGATATGCACGCTCACTCACGCAAGCACAACATATTCATATATGGCTGTGAGAACAAACGCAACCCGGAGAAGAAGTTAACCGAGCAGGTCTTTCCGCTGATGCTGCACAAGAACAGTGCGGATCGG TTCTCCTTCGAGAGCTGCAAGTTTAAGATACAGCGCAGCAAGGAGGGCACCGGACGTATCGTGGTCTGGATGCTGGGCATCACCAACAGCTATACGATCGAGGCCTCCTTTGGCGGCTCCTCGCTGGGATCGCGCAAGGGGACGCACTTTAACACGCAG GATTACGAGCACATGGGACGAGCATTTTGTGAGACACTTTTGGACTACTGCGATGAGAATCCGAACAAAGTAAAGCGGCACGCCAAGttgtttaaacaaatcaaaaagaTAAGAAAACGCGAGAAACGCGAACAGAAAGCATTGAAATTACAGAAAATGGCCGATCAGGGATGTATAATGAACgacaaattaaaagtgaaacgtTCTGTGGAGAAAAGTGTCTCCTAG